The following are encoded together in the Pithys albifrons albifrons isolate INPA30051 chromosome 5, PitAlb_v1, whole genome shotgun sequence genome:
- the SETD7 gene encoding histone-lysine N-methyltransferase SETD7 isoform X2, giving the protein MDSDEETLEEVVEGHLDDDGLPHGFCTVTYSSTDRFEGNFVHGEKNGRGKFFFFDGSTLEGYYVDDALQGQGIYTYEDGVVLHGTYVDGELNGPAQEYDSDGRLIFKGQYKDNIRHGVCWIYYPDGGSLVGEVNEEGEMTGEKIAYVYPDGKTAYSGRFIDGEMIEAKLATLTAVEDGKPQFEVAPGSPVYSFDKSTSSCISTNALLPDPYESERVYVDVSLISSAGEGLFSKIAAEASTVMSFYNGVRITHQEVKKRKK; this is encoded by the exons atggaCAGCGACGAGGAGACGCTGGAGGAGGTCGTGGAAG GACATCTAGATGATGACGGGCTGCCACATGGATTCTGCACAGTGACCTATTCATCGACTGACAGATTTGAGGGAAACTTTGTGCATGGAGAAAAGAATGGCCGCGGCAAATTCTTCTTTTTTGATGGAAG CACACTGGAAGGGTACTATGTTGATGATGCCCTGCAAGGCCAGGGAATCTACACATACGAGGATGGAGTGGTCCTTCATGGCACATATGTGGATGGAGAGCTGAATGGACCAGCCCAGGAGTACGACAGTGATGGGCGGCTGATATTCAAAGGGCAGTATAAGGATAACATTCGACATGGAGTCTGTTGGATTTATTACCCG GATGGAGGCAGCCTTGTGGGAGAAGTGAATGAAGAAGGGGAGATGACTGGAGAGAAAATAGCCTATGTGTATCCAGATGGAAAGACTGCATATTCTGGAAGGTTCATAGATGGAGAAATGATAGAAGCAAAACTGGCAACTCTGACAGCTGTCGAGGATGGGAAACCTCAATTTGAAGTAGCACCAGGCA gccCAGTATACAGTTTTGACAAGTCTACTTCATCCTGCATTTCCACAAATGCCCTTCTTCCTGATCCTTATGAATCAGAAAG GGTATATGTGGATGTCTCTCTCATTTCCAGTGCTGGAGAAGGATTGTTTTCAAAAATAGCAGCAGAAGCCAGTACAGTGATGTCCTTTTACAACGGAGTGCGAATTACACACCAGGAggtaaagaagagaaaaaa GTAG